CCATCGGGCCATCCAGTACATGAGCGAAAGCGGCCACCAGGTGGCCGCCCAGGCCAAAGCGGGAATCCAGAAGGCAAAGTACGCCCGGTAAAAGGCCTGAAGCCAGCGCGGGGAACCAGCCATTTTGAACTGCACGTCCCTATCCTAACAGGGCAGAAACGCCAGGAGCACCCCTCCCTCGACCTTCACGTGCACTTCAGGCTCCACCGCCCGGTTAGAAAGCGAAGTGCGGGAGACTAAGCTCAAGGGCTCCCCCGCCAAAGGCCAGGCCAAGCCCGAAAGCCACACCCGGGCACAGTGGCCCAGCGGCATGACGGACACAGTGGCCCCCACGGGAACGGCAAAGCTCGCCTGGGAAAACACCGGCACGATCCGCGTTTTTTCCTCCCGGATTTCGCAGGCCAGCCGCTCCCCGTAGCGGCCCAAAAGCCCCAGGTTTTCCAGGGCATGGTCGAGGCGTCCGCCGGTGGCCGCCAGGATGAGCACGCGGGAAGCCCCTTGTTCCAGGGCAAACAGCAGGGTTTTCTCCAAATCCGTGTGGTCTTGATCGGGACGCGGCACCACCCGTTCTTCCCCAATCCACGCCCGCACCTCGGGCGACACCGAATCCAAATCGCCCACCACAAAATGCGGGCGCAAGCCTACGTTGGCCAGGTGGTTTGCCCCGCCATCGGCGGCCAAAAGCAACCCGGCCTGCCGGGCCCGCCTCACGGCTTCAGGCCAAAACCGAAATGGGGCGTTGGCGACAATCACCGCGTCCATGCTTCCCTCGCCTCGCCGGAAACATTACCATGGTGGCGTTTGGAGATGGGGATGAAGGATCCCAAGTTTTCGGTGGAGCAAGCTCTGGTGGTGGGCCACGAGGTGGTGGTGCGGTGGCGGGACGGGCACGAGTCCTACTTCCCCGGGGACATGCTGCGCAAAGCTTGCCCCTGTGCTGGCTGCAAGGGGGAAAAGCACCTTTTCGGCAAAGCCACCTTGCCCACCCTCAAGCCCATGTCGGCCCAAGCATTTGTGCCGGTTGCGGTGCGGTTGGTGGGCAACTACGGCGTGCAGGTGGTGTGGGCCGACGGCCACGACCACGGCATTTACCACGTGGAGAACCTGCGCCGCCTGTGCCCTTGTCCCCAGTGCGGGGGCAGCCAAAACGAGGAGGAGCCCGATGCACCCCTGGCATGATGTGTACGTGGACGACCATGTCATTGAAAAGGCGTTTCCCGTGGTCATTGAAGTGCCCATGGGCAGCAAAAACAAGTACGAACTGGACAAGGAATCGGGTTTTCTGCGGCTGGATCGGGTGCTTTACAGCGCGGTGTATTACCCGGCCAATTACGGCTTTATTCCCCGCACGTTTTGCGACGACGGTGATCCTTTAGATGCACTGGTGCTTATGCAGGAGCCGGTGCATCCCCTCACCGTGGTGCAAGCGCGGGCCATTGGCGCCATGCGCATGCGGGATGAAAAGGGCCTGGATGACAAAATCCTGGCGGTGGCGGTGGACGATCCGGCCTTTGCCGACTACACCCATCACGGCCAGCTTCCCGCCCACACGTTGCGGGAAATCAAGCGGTTTTTCCAGGATTACAAGGCCCTGGAAAACAAAGAAGTGGTGGTAGAAGAGTTCATGGGGCCGGAGGAAGCGCTGGGCATTCTCCGGGAAAGCCTGGACCTTTACCGCCGTTTGCGCCGGGGGGAGCTTCCCCGCAAAGCGTAAATCTCGAACTTTGCCATGATCCGTGGGCGGTTTTGGGCCCGGCGGTTTTCAAAAGCGAGCGCTTGACTTCGCATCTGGGGAATGCTTTTCCAGCTTGCATTTAAGGGTGGAATGAGAAAGGCCCAGCACCCTGGCTGCGGCACGCAAGCTTCCGGTTTTTTCCATGGCCACGAAAATGGCTTTACTTTCTAATTCCTCCAGGGTTTCCGGAAGAGAAGCCTTGCCGGCGAGGATTTCGGCAACGAGTCGGTCCACCAACTCCCCCGGGGAGTGGTCGCCCTTTGCATGGGTGTGCTTGTCTTCGCGGATGCCCAAACCCGGATCGGTGGCAGGAAGGCCCAGGTGTGGAGCTTCCACGATTCCGCTTTTGCATTGACTTACGGCTGCCTCCAGGCCAAGGAATTCGTTCTGGGGGTAATGAGCCTTAGCGAGGAAACGTTCCGGGAGCTCAGCATCGCGCGGCTTCGCGAGCTCCTCAAAGGGGGAACATCCGAGAGGTGGGTTTAATGCCTCGGCGCTTACGTTTTCGAACTGTATCGGCGCCGTATTGAATCAAATTGATGCAGGGGAATCTTTGGTGACGGGGTGTGGGACCCCGCTATGCGGGCCGTACTATTATTATTGTTGCGGGGGTGCGGTTGCTTGGTACGCATCCGCGTTTATAGGGACTTGGAACGCATGTTCATGACGGATCCTTTGATCGCTTCATGGTCGCATTTCCTAGCTTTAGCGATCCCACTCGGGCTCGCAATCGAACGTATCGCCCACTTCAGGCAACGTGGAGCCAAGGCCTGGCTTATGGGTCTACCACCGGGACTGGGGAGCCTTGTCGGCGCATTCGACTTGGCTTTCTCAATCTCAGTGGGGGTGCTAGAAAAGGCTGTTGCTGGCCTGCTCGCGGTGGTTTGCGGCGTGGCCGCGGGGCTCTACCTCAGCGATTGGCCTCGCCTCGGCGGTAAAGAATGAACGACCCAGGCCTGAGAGAATTAAGGACGTTTTTTGTTCAAACCGTGGTGGCTAGCCAGCCACCCCTTGCTTTCTGGCCTTGAGGGCAAGCCAAGGCGCTGCGGTTCCATGCTCCCCTTTGTGAATTGACTAAGGCTTGCCTGTAGGCGATGAAAAACTCCCGGAAGTTGCCGGGCCAGGGGTGTTGGAGCATCAACTTTTCGGTCTCAGAGGAAAGCGCGATTTGCTTGCCGGTCATCTTCTCCAGCCACTGCCGTGCCACGATGAGCACGTCTTCACGCCGCTCGCGCAGCGGCGGTAGGCGGAGCGTGTGTCACCGCAGCCGGAAAAAAGTTTTCGCGGAAACTTCTTTCTGCGCCTTTTTCCTTGAGGTCCGTTCTGGCCGTTGCAATGAACCCGTGATCCACTGACTCAAACCGCTAGGTATCTCAGGGTCGCACGATTTCGGCTGCCAGAAGCTACAGAAGGCAGGCTTGCACGTCCAGTGGCACGTCGCCGATTTCGTCCAAAAACAACGTGCCGCCGTTGGCTGCCCGCACCAAGCCCTCATGCTCCTGGGCGCCGGTAAAGGCCCCTTTCTTGCACCCAAAAAGCTCGGAGTGGACCAGAAAAGAACGGTCGGTTCCGAGATCCACCGCCACCAAAGGGCCTCCCGCCCGCGGGGTTTGTTGGTGGATGAGCCGAGCCAAATGGCTTTAGCCGGTCCCGGTTTCCCCCAAAAGCAGCACGGGGAGGTGGGTTGTTGCCGCATCGGCCACAAAAGCTCTTTTTTTTTGCGTTGTTTCATGCACGAATGTGGCGGGACCTTTCCGCGTCAAGCCAAGCTTTGGGTATAAGCATCTGGGACTCGGTCTCAGCGTAGCTTGACAAGCAAAAAAAGCTTTCATCCCCGCGACACCAAACCCCGCGCCCGGACGCGGGGGGAAGGGAGGGTTGACAATCAGAAGAATGCGCCTGAGCAACTTGCGTTCCTTAGGACTTGGCTGGCTCCTAGCAGTGGCCTTGTTACTGCCACAGAAAGTGGCCGGGCAGGTCTGTTCGGCCTGCGGGCAGGACAAGTATTTGCCTGGTGGCCCGACGGTTGGAGCGCGAGGAATTTGTGAGCCGGCTTTTTCTGGTTTCGCGAGTTGCGATGCGGGAGAGCGATGCACCGTCAAAACGATCACGACCGAAAAGCCCGACCCAGCCAACCCTGGTAACACCATTAAAGAGACAAGGCAAATCAGGGAGTGCATTCCTCGTTGCAATGTTGAAGGGCTTTGCGGCAGCGGCGGGGGTGATGGTGGTACGGCGGCGCGGTTTGTTAACATGTGGGACGGAGGTCTGAGTTCTTGGTTTTGTCCTGCCGAGTATGCGGCTTGGCAGTGCGCGTAAATTTTTGGACGCTTGAGACCAATAGGCCCCTCCCGCACGAGGGGCCTTGCGTTTTGGAGGGTTTTATGAGGGCGGTTGTGTGGTTGTCAGCGGCGGTGCTTACCCTTGGTTTTGCAGCGGCAGGTGCTGTGGAAGTGGAGATCACCTTCTCCAGTTCAGGTACGGACATCGCCGGAAAAACTCGTTACGCAGCGGTGCTTCAGGGTAGAGCCCTGGTGGCGGAAGTGGAGCTGCCACCGGGGGAGGTTTCCTGGAAGCTTCGCCTTGAGCCGGGCGAATACACGGTAGCCTGTGGCGCCGAGGGGTACGGCAACAAGAGCCTCAGGATGGTCGTACAAGAGGGGAAGCAGCAAGCGGTGCGGTGTGGATTGCTGCCTTTGGTGGCGGTGAAGGGGCGGCTTGTTTCCAAGATCAACGGCAAACCCATAGCCGGTGGCACGGTAGGTCCCGCGTTTCTCGCTCTCCACGAGCTTCCCTTTGAAAGCAAGCTCCTCGAGAGGCACCTGCGCTTAAAACACGAAGGCGTAAGCGATGAGGAAGGGCGGTTTTCCTTTGGGCTTCTTCCCGGCGATAACGTTGTTCTCGTGGCCACAGCAGCGGAGCATGGGTTTCGCGTGATGGGCCCGCTGGTGGTGGGCTCCCAGGGGCTTGATTTGGGTGATGTGGCGCTGGAGGGTGGGGGGCGGGTGAGGGTGCGGGTGGAGCCCTGGGGACAGGACTTTGCCCAAGGGAAGTGGTGGGTGGATTTGGTTCCCTCCGGCCAGCTTCAGGAAAGCAGCTCGCGGCTATTGGATCCGCAAAGTGTAATTATGGCTTTGCTTTCCAAGCCCTTAGGCGAAAACGGCGAGGTCTCCTTTGAGGCGGTACCTGCGGGAACCTACGTGGCGCTTTTGAGCACGTTGCCGGAAAGGCTTTTGCGGCGCAGCGGCGGAAGCATTCCCGAAGGGATGACCTACCGGCCTTCCCATAGCACGTCGCCTTTTGTGGTGGCGGCTGGCAGTTTCCAAGAGGTCCTGTTGAGGCCCACGCGTTGGGAGGTGACGGTGAGCGTTTCGGGCCTTGAAAAGGGCCGCTGTGCGGACTTCGAACCCTGGGCGTTTTCTCCAGTGGTGAATTACACCGTTTCCGGCCATTGGGAAAACCAGAATGCTTGTGAGTTTTCGGTCCTTCTTGAGGCTTCCGGGCCGTGGATTTTGGGGTTGAGGCGGCGGGGAGGGGCGGGGGAAAGCGCTGTTCCCCTGGGAACGGTGGATATCCCGGAGGGCTCAGGGAAAAAGGAAGTTCAACTGACGGTTGCTATCCGGTCGGTGGAAGGAAAGGTTGTGGATGCTGCCGGTAACCCCGTGCCTTTCGCCGAAGTTCGCCTGAGCAACTCGCTTTCTTGCAGCAATCGAGGATTCAGTTGGCGCGGCAAGACAGACCGAAACGGGAGCTTCCTGTGCCCCGCAGCCCCGGCAGAGCCGCTGGTCGTCTGGGCGTATCGCTCGGATCTGGGCTGGGCCATGGAAGAAAAGGTCATGGACGAACCACTGGTCCTGCGCCTGGTGGCGGGCAAACAGGTGAGCCTTCGGGTGCTCAATGAGGAAGGAAACCCGGTGAGCGCCCAGCTTCAGTTTTCGCCCCAAGGCGCCGAGGGGCTTACGGTTGGTGTGCTGGACGAAAAAGGCGAAGCTGTCATCCGCCATATGCCCACTGTGGATGGCTCGCTTTTGGTGGCTCTGCTGAGCCCGGATGCCGAGGCAAAAAGCCTGGGTCATTTCAAGCTGTTTGTGCCGGCGGAAAAGCGCGGCTTTTTGGGGGTGTATCAAGCTCTACCCGGTGCCAAGGTGAGCTGGTGGCCCGGGAATTTGCCGAAAGGCGGTGCTTTTTGCGCGCTGGAAACGGAAGATGGCGCCATACTGGGCACGGATGCCTTTGAGGTTTTGACCTTTGGTAGCGATGCCTCCCGCCCCGGGTTGGTCTCCAAGCGGTGGGAGAGGTTGGCGCCAGGGCGTTTCCGGCCGGTGGTGACCGACGAAGCCTGCAAACCGATTTGGCGGGGCAAGTGGTTTGTGGTAGGCGCCGGTGAAACCGTTGAGCTCAGGGAAAAAGCACAGTTGCAGTAAGGCAAACGGTTCATTGTGCACTGGCACAATTGACCGTTGCGTTTTCTCGAAGTTTCGACTCCAAGCGGATGAAACCGAAAGGTTGTCCTTCCGTTTTTCACCCGGTGCCGGAGCTGGCTTGAGGTTTCCAGCTATGGGCGGTTGTCAAGTTCTTGCCGACAAGTTTTGGCGAACTTCAGAAGTGGTAATTGGTCTGGTGTTTTGCTGTGCGTGATTCGTTGATGGCGACCACTCCGTGGCTGTTGTTGGCAACGGCGGGAACGTAAGCGCACAACGCTCCGCCCCGTACGGAAGAAGGAGGATTGCTGGTACGAAGCGTGGTCCTTGGCCGGCGCGTTTTCTTGGTATTCTTGCCACCGCGATGCGAAGTGCGGCAATGCTGAATTCCGGAGGGTTGCTCCCATGTCAGTGCGCGGCTTGGGGTTGACCTCGGCGCTTCTGGCAGCGGTTGGTGTTTTGGGTGTTGCCGGGAAGGAAAGTGTTGGCTTTTGGGCATGGGCCTGTCTGGCTGTGGCCTTGGGGTTGGCGATGGCCATCCTGGTGGTGCAAGCAGCTCGGGATCCCTTGCTTCCTCGGAAACTTCTCGTGCTGGTGCTGGTAGCGCCGCTTTTTGCCGGCGGCTACGGGCTGGGTCGGATGCTGTGGGGTAAGGCTGTGAGCTTGGAGCAGTTGCTGGAGCTTACTGGGCTTTGGTTCCTGCTGTTTGGGGCGTTGGCCGTGGCTTTTCTGATGCTCAGAAAAACCTCGGCGAGGCCATCATGAAACTTGCAATTTTTTTCAGCCTCGCGATGGCGTTTTTATACTGGGCGAGGTGGCTGCAACTGCCCGTGGAACCGTGAACATGGCGCGCGTGTACTTTTCCTCAGGCCCTTGGGTCTGGGATTTCAAGGGAGGAGGTGCCCATGAGCATTGGAACCCCTGAATTGGCCCTGATGGTGCTCTTGGCCCTGGCGGGATTCATTTTCTTCCGTCGGCGTTCCCACCGGCGTTCATGGGTAGTCACTGTGCTGGTTGTGGCGTTTTGCCTTGTAAGTCTCGCCATTTCCCAGCTCTTTCCTGAGCGTCGTGTGCTCGCCGTGGGCTTTCTCCTGGCAGCCATAGCCACAGGGCTGGTGGGTG
This Thermoanaerobaculum aquaticum DNA region includes the following protein-coding sequences:
- a CDS encoding thiamine diphosphokinase, giving the protein MDAVIVANAPFRFWPEAVRRARQAGLLLAADGGANHLANVGLRPHFVVGDLDSVSPEVRAWIGEERVVPRPDQDHTDLEKTLLFALEQGASRVLILAATGGRLDHALENLGLLGRYGERLACEIREEKTRIVPVFSQASFAVPVGATVSVMPLGHCARVWLSGLAWPLAGEPLSLVSRTSLSNRAVEPEVHVKVEGGVLLAFLPC
- a CDS encoding gamma-butyrobetaine hydroxylase-like domain-containing protein, which produces MKDPKFSVEQALVVGHEVVVRWRDGHESYFPGDMLRKACPCAGCKGEKHLFGKATLPTLKPMSAQAFVPVAVRLVGNYGVQVVWADGHDHGIYHVENLRRLCPCPQCGGSQNEEEPDAPLA
- a CDS encoding inorganic diphosphatase, giving the protein MHPWHDVYVDDHVIEKAFPVVIEVPMGSKNKYELDKESGFLRLDRVLYSAVYYPANYGFIPRTFCDDGDPLDALVLMQEPVHPLTVVQARAIGAMRMRDEKGLDDKILAVAVDDPAFADYTHHGQLPAHTLREIKRFFQDYKALENKEVVVEEFMGPEEALGILRESLDLYRRLRRGELPRKA
- a CDS encoding helix-turn-helix domain-containing protein; this encodes MEAPHLGLPATDPGLGIREDKHTHAKGDHSPGELVDRLVAEILAGKASLPETLEELESKAIFVAMEKTGSLRAAARVLGLSHSTLKCKLEKHSPDAKSSARF
- a CDS encoding AAA-type ATPase lid domain-containing protein; this encodes MRERREDVLIVARQWLEKMTGKQIALSSETEKLMLQHPWPGNFREFFIAYRQALVNSQRGAWNRSALACPQGQKARGGWLATTV
- a CDS encoding sigma 54-interacting transcriptional regulator, which produces MARLIHQQTPRAGGPLVAVDLGTDRSFLVHSELFGCKKGAFTGAQEHEGLVRAANGGTLFLDEIGDVPLDVQACLL
- a CDS encoding carboxypeptidase-like regulatory domain-containing protein; its protein translation is MRAVVWLSAAVLTLGFAAAGAVEVEITFSSSGTDIAGKTRYAAVLQGRALVAEVELPPGEVSWKLRLEPGEYTVACGAEGYGNKSLRMVVQEGKQQAVRCGLLPLVAVKGRLVSKINGKPIAGGTVGPAFLALHELPFESKLLERHLRLKHEGVSDEEGRFSFGLLPGDNVVLVATAAEHGFRVMGPLVVGSQGLDLGDVALEGGGRVRVRVEPWGQDFAQGKWWVDLVPSGQLQESSSRLLDPQSVIMALLSKPLGENGEVSFEAVPAGTYVALLSTLPERLLRRSGGSIPEGMTYRPSHSTSPFVVAAGSFQEVLLRPTRWEVTVSVSGLEKGRCADFEPWAFSPVVNYTVSGHWENQNACEFSVLLEASGPWILGLRRRGGAGESAVPLGTVDIPEGSGKKEVQLTVAIRSVEGKVVDAAGNPVPFAEVRLSNSLSCSNRGFSWRGKTDRNGSFLCPAAPAEPLVVWAYRSDLGWAMEEKVMDEPLVLRLVAGKQVSLRVLNEEGNPVSAQLQFSPQGAEGLTVGVLDEKGEAVIRHMPTVDGSLLVALLSPDAEAKSLGHFKLFVPAEKRGFLGVYQALPGAKVSWWPGNLPKGGAFCALETEDGAILGTDAFEVLTFGSDASRPGLVSKRWERLAPGRFRPVVTDEACKPIWRGKWFVVGAGETVELREKAQLQ